One Aquarana catesbeiana isolate 2022-GZ linkage group LG06, ASM4218655v1, whole genome shotgun sequence genomic region harbors:
- the LOC141147626 gene encoding E3 ubiquitin-protein ligase TRIM39-like yields the protein MASCSLREELCCSICLNLYKEPVSLKCGHNFCRDCIVTVLNTKKRKATSYSCPECREKYTERPPLAKNRKLCNIVDNFRSAHPEDTEVFCTYCDHPVPASKSCLLCEASFCNKHLRNHSKSADHILTDPTTSFDDRKCSIHKEILKYYCTEDSACICMSCWVAGDHKGHQVDLLNVASEQKKEKLKVVTEKLTNERQKTKKRIQNLGNHRTGEKRKAVDVTGRVTELFRDIRRHLDDVEKRILTEVSRQEEKISQSVCDMIQKLETQKNQLSRRINEMEAVCNITDPLTVLKKEMISDDIIPRSGDVRDAGCLDEGMISQMLHRGLLHFTDSLIDLKRQFSVMEKSDILLDIKTANNRIIISQDLKSATYTNKLENRPDVPERFTSRQVISTQSFSSGRHYWEVDVSGAKEWLIGVVSHSIERKIAANESFIGYNDKSWGLTQREILTTKHNNSGIKIDSKSSLKTVGIYLEYEAGRLSFYQLCDPIRHLHTFTTTFTEPLHAAFCVFKDSIIRII from the coding sequence ATGGCGAGTTGTAGCCTGAGAGAGGAGCTGTGCTGCTCCATCTGCCTGAACCTTTATAAGGAGCCCGTATCActgaaatgtggacacaacttctgccgggactgTATAGTGACTGTGCTAAATACAAAGAAGAGGAAGGCTACCAGTTATTCCTGTCCGGAGTGCAGAGAGAAGTATACAGAGCGCCCTCCGCTGGCAAAAAACAGGAAGTTGTGTAACATTGTGGATAATTTCAGATCTGCTCACCCAGAGGACACAGAGGTCTTCTGTACATATTGTGATCATCCTGTACCAGCTTCTAAATCGTGTCTGCTATGTGAGGCCTCGTTCTGCAATAAACACTTGAGAAACCACAGCAAGTCAGCGGATCACATATTAACCGATCCCACCACATCATTTGATGACAGAAAATGCTCCATACACAAAGAGATCCTGAAATATTACTGCACAGAGGACAGTGCCTGTATCTGTATGTCCTGCTGGGTGGCTGGAGACCACAAAGGACATCAGGTGGATCTTCTGAATGTGGCCTCTGAGCAGAAGAAAGAGAAACTAAAAGTTGTTACTGAGAAACTGACTAATGAGAGACAAAAGACCAAGAAGAGAATCCAGAATCTGGGAAATCACAGGACgggagagaaaagaaaagcagtTGATGTCACTGGGAGAGTCACTGAGCTGTTTAGAGACATCAGGAGACATCTGgatgatgtagagaagagaatccTGACTGAGGTCTCCAGACAGGAGGAGAAGATCTCCCAGTCAGTCTGTGATATGATCCAGAAGCTGGAGACACAGAAGAATCAGCTGTCCAGGAGGATTAATGAAATGGAGGCCGTATGTAACATCACAGATCCATTAACTGTGCTAAAGAAAGAAATGATCAGTGATGACATCATTCCTAGGAGTGGTGATGTAAGAGATGCCGGATGTCTGGATGAAGGAATGATCTCACAGATGCTCCACAGAGGACTTCTCCACTTTACTGACAGTCTGATAGATCTGAAGAGACAATTCTCAGTGATGGAGAAATCAGACATTTTACTGGATATAAAAACAGCCAATAATCGCATTATTATATCACAGGATCTGAAATCAGCTACTTACACCAATAAACTAGAGAATAGACCGGATGTTCCAGAGAGGTTTACATCCAGACAGGTAATAAGTACACAGAGCTTCtcatcagggagacattactgggaggtGGATGTGAGCGGAGCGAAGGAATGGCTGATAGGGGTGGTCAGTCACAGTATAGAGAGGAAGATTGCAGCAAATGAATCTTTTATAGGTTATAATGACAAATCATGGGGTCTGACCCAAAGAGAAATTCTCACTACAAAGCACAACAACTCAGGTATAAAAATAGACTCCAAATCTTCTCTAAAGACAGTTGGGATTTATCTGGAATATGAGGCTGGCCGTCTCTCCTTCTACCAGCTGTGTGACCCCAtcagacatctccacaccttcaccaccaccttcactgagcccctccatgctgcttTCTGTGTGTTTAAAGATTCTATCATAAGAATAATATAG